A section of the Oncorhynchus nerka isolate Pitt River linkage group LG3, Oner_Uvic_2.0, whole genome shotgun sequence genome encodes:
- the LOC115101141 gene encoding cytochrome c oxidase subunit 6B1-like, which translates to MSDVIEEKIKNYRTAPFDARFPNTNQTRNCFQNYLDFHRCNKALSDKGQDVAPCDWYQRVYKSICPMSWVAKWDDQIEAGSFPGKI; encoded by the exons ATGTCTGACGTTATTGAGGAGAAGATCAAGAACTACAGGACGGCTCCCTTCGACGCCCGCTTCCCCAACACCAACCAGACCCGCAACTGCTTTCAGAACTATCTGG acTTCCACAGGTGCAACAAAGCTTTGTCAGACAAAGGCCAGGATGTGGCTCCCTGTGACTGGTACCAGAGGGTCTACAAGAGTATCTGTCCCATGAGCTGG GTTGCCAAGTGGGACGACCAGATAGAGGCCGGAAGCTTTCCCGGCAAGATCTAA